The region CGAAATGGGTTTTGAAGCTTTCAAAATCCTTCTGGGGCGAATTACCGGTAAAAGAAAAAGCTATAAACAGCTAATACTGGATGTCGAATTAGTGGTTAGGCAAACCAGCTGAATAAAATAAAAGGCGGGCTTCTGCCCGCCTTTTTTCAATACAATACAGGGCCTGTAATTACTGGCTCTTTGTATATGGGATAGGTAAGCGGACATCCCATTAAGCGAGCTATCAATCTTGGTATATCTGTGTTGTCAAACCAGCCGGTGAAATATTCCGCACCAGGTCCAAAGGCAAAGATTGGTACAGGATTTCCCGTATGGTCGAAAGTGGTCCATCCAACTAAGGCTTTGCTGCTTATGTATTTTCCAAAGTTGTTTGGTAAATCATAGGAACTTTTTGCTGTTTTCTTGATGTTCAACAACCATTCGTATTCTGCTTCGGTCATATCAACTGAATAAATTTCTTTAACAGCACTGATGAATTTTTCTTTTTCTTCGATATTGAATTTAGCCAAAAAAGTATCGGTATTCATTTTGAATTTTTTGAGCGTTTCAACCTCAAGCATATAGGTGCCAGTAGAAGTAGAAAGCCCGCCAGTTTCGTGATCGGCTGTGATAACGATCAGAGTATCTGGGTTTGTTTTAACGAATTGTAAAGCTACGCCTACAGCTTTATCGAATTCAGCAACTTCTTTCCAGACTCCATAAGGGTCATTCCCGTGTGCTTCCCAGTCAATTTGTGATCCTTCGACCATTAAAAAGAATGGTTCACCATCTTTTGATAACAGCTCAAGTGCCTTTTCAACCATTTCGTAGAGCATCGGCTGCTCTCCACTTCGATCGCTTGCCGCAGCCATGTGACTGCTTGAAAAAAGAGCAAGCACTTTATCTGAGTCAATATTAGCAAGCTCACTCTTTTTGGTCACATAAGCATACCCTTTTTCCTTTGCCAGTGCTATCAAATCTTTTTCATCTTTTCTGCTGCTGCCCTTGACAGACATTGGTAAAAAGTTTCTGTAGCCTCCGCCCATGATAATATCAACCGTTGCATTTGTGATTAATTGTTCTGCAAGTTCGTTTTCCATATCTCTATCTGGAACATGTCCATAGAATGATGCTGGAGTAGCATGTGTAATTCGGCATGTGACAACTATACCTGTTCTCATTCCGTATGCTTTGGCAATTTCTATGATCGTCGGTACAGATTCTTGGTTTGGGAGCATGCCTATCATTCCGTTGTTTGTTTTAAAACCAGTTGCAAGTGCTGTACCAGCTGCAGCAGAATCAGTTACCCATGTGTTGGCAGAAAACGTCTTGACAATGCCTGTGTAAGGTGTTTTCATCATGTTCAATGTCTTTCCCTCAAGCAAACTTGCAAGATAAAGGTGGTTGAAACCCATTCCATCGCCAATGAAGTAAATGACGTTTTTGACATGTGCAAATGCCACAAATGTTAAAGCAAGCAGCAATATCACCGCAAGAACTTTTTTCATAAATTCACCTCCCACAATGATAGATTACCAGGTAAAATTCTAACTCATTTTCACAGATTTGAGATAAAATCAAATTGAGGTGAAATTATGATTGAAAAACTTGTTGATTTCTGGAAAGCCTGCTGCTATATTTCAGCCGGAATGATCTATCTCAAAGACAACCCCCTACTGAGAACTCCCTTGAAGTCTGAACATATAAAAAACAGATTGCTTGGCCACTGGGGTGCTTCACCCGCCTTGAGTTTCGTATATGTTCATGCTAACAGAGTGATAAACAAGTACAATCTGAATGCCATCTTCATTGCTGGGCCCGGCCATGGCGCGCCTGGTGTAATAGCGCCTGTATATCTTGAAGGGACATTGAGTGAATACTATCCGGAATTCACACAAGACGAAGAAGGGATGAAAAAACTCTTCAAGTATTTTTCTTTTCCAGGTGGTTTTGGCAGCCACTGCACACCTGAGCTACCCGGTTCGATACAGGAAGGTGGCGAGCTTGGTTATTCACTCTCTCACGCCTACGGTGCAGTGTTCGACAATCCAAAACTCTTAGCTGTAACAGTTATTGGAGATGGCGAAGCAGAAACTGGTCCTCTTGCGGCGTCATGGCATTCCAATAAATTTCTCAATCCAGCAAGAGATGGTGCGGTTTTACCAGTACTGTCTTTGAATGGCTATAAAATAAACAACCCAACAGTACTCGCTCGAATAGAAGAAGCCGAACTACTCAATTTGTTCAAAGGCTATGGCTATGATCCAATCATTGTTGATGGAACAGATGATTATGTTGAGTCGCACCAAAAAATGGCTGAAGCGATGGATAAGAGTGTTGAAAGAATAATCAATATCTGGTCTGATGCCAAGGAAAAAATTCAAAGGCCAATTTTACCCATGATAATTTTGAGATCTCCAAAAGGCTGGACTGCCCCCAAGATCGTCAAAGACCATTACATCGAAGGATACTGGAGATCACATCAGGTACCACTTTCTGATGTCAAAGAAAACACAGAAAACCTCGTGATTTTGCAACAATGGTTGATGAGCTATGAACCCAATAAACTATTCGATCAATCTGGAAAATTGAGAAAAGATTTACTTGAACTCATTCCACCAGATAATCTGAAGATGAGTAAAAATCCAGTTTCGAATGGTGGGCTTATCAGAATTTCATTGAAATTACCCCAGTTAAAAGAGTTCTCCATCGATCCACAGCAACAGAAATACCACGAAAATACCCGCCCGCTTGGAGACTATCTCAGAAAGATCATAGATCTTAATCCAGATAATTTCAGAGTTTTTGGACCGGATGAAACAAAATCCAACAGACTTGATGCAACATTTTCTCATGGCAAAGCCTGGAATGCAAGAATTTTTCCAGTTGACAGTGACGAAGGCTATCTTTCAGTTTTTGGAAGAGTTATGGAAATTCTCTCCGAGCACACAATCGAAGGCTGGCTTGAAGGATATTTGCTCACAGGCAGGCATGGTTTTCTAAATACTTACGAAGGTTTTGCACCTATCATCTCTTCGATGGTCAATCAATTTGGAAAGTGGATCGATATATCTTCGGATATTTCCTGGAGAATGCCGGTTTCTTCTTTAAATCTGCTGCTGACTTCTGTGGTATGGCGGCAGGATCACAACGGTTTCACGCATCAAGACCCGGGTTTTATAACCTCAATTGTTGACAAATGGCCAAACGTAGTCAGAGTTTATTTTCCACCAGATGCAAATACGCTTCTGGCAACGACATGGCATTGCTTGCAGACAACAAACAGAATAAACATCATCGTGGCCGATAAACAAAAACATCCACAATATTTGGATATCGATGAAGCAATCAAAAACGTGATAAAAGGAATTGGAATCTGGAATTTTGCATCAAATCACCCTCAAGAAGAACCAGATGTTGTCGTGGCAAGCTGTGGAGATATTCCAACAAAGGAAGCCATCGCGGCAGTGAAGATTGTTAAAGACTTTTTCCCGGAGCTCAGAATAAGATTTGTGAACGTGATAAATCTTTTTGCTCTAACACCGAGCGGTGAGCATCCTGATGGATTGACTGATAGAGAATTTGATTCTTATTTCACCATCGACAAACCTGTTATATTCAACTTCCACGGTTACCCATGGCTCATACACAGGCTCACATACAGAAGGAAAAATCACGACAACATACATGTGCGAGGCTATCGCGAGAACAGAAAATATGGAATAGATTCCACCGCACTTTCACCGTTCTTGAAAGGAAGAGGTGGTATAACTACACCGATGCAGCTATCGATTTTGAATCAAACCGACAGATTCAGTATAGCAATAGACATAATAGACAGAGTAGAACGCATAAGCCAAAAAGCCGGTTATGCAAGAGATTTGATAAGAAACGCTCAAATTGAGGCTCTTCAATATGCTTATGAATATGGGGTAGATAAACCAGATCTTTGAGTCCGATTAAAGGGGGGTGGGGAGTTTGAAAATTAAAGCTCTGTACATCAGTGGCAGGCAAACTGTCATGGTTCCGCTTTTAGAATTTCTGCTGATCTGGATTGGATTGCCAGTTCTTGTTTTCAGCTTGCTTGGCTGGAAGGTTTCTGGCTGGGTTATTTTTCTTGGTTTTATCGGCAGTTTGATCTTAGCTTTCGCTGTTTG is a window of Pseudothermotoga elfii DSM 9442 = NBRC 107921 DNA encoding:
- a CDS encoding alkaline phosphatase, whose product is MKKVLAVILLLALTFVAFAHVKNVIYFIGDGMGFNHLYLASLLEGKTLNMMKTPYTGIVKTFSANTWVTDSAAAGTALATGFKTNNGMIGMLPNQESVPTIIEIAKAYGMRTGIVVTCRITHATPASFYGHVPDRDMENELAEQLITNATVDIIMGGGYRNFLPMSVKGSSRKDEKDLIALAKEKGYAYVTKKSELANIDSDKVLALFSSSHMAAASDRSGEQPMLYEMVEKALELLSKDGEPFFLMVEGSQIDWEAHGNDPYGVWKEVAEFDKAVGVALQFVKTNPDTLIVITADHETGGLSTSTGTYMLEVETLKKFKMNTDTFLAKFNIEEKEKFISAVKEIYSVDMTEAEYEWLLNIKKTAKSSYDLPNNFGKYISSKALVGWTTFDHTGNPVPIFAFGPGAEYFTGWFDNTDIPRLIARLMGCPLTYPIYKEPVITGPVLY
- a CDS encoding phosphoketolase family protein, coding for MIEKLVDFWKACCYISAGMIYLKDNPLLRTPLKSEHIKNRLLGHWGASPALSFVYVHANRVINKYNLNAIFIAGPGHGAPGVIAPVYLEGTLSEYYPEFTQDEEGMKKLFKYFSFPGGFGSHCTPELPGSIQEGGELGYSLSHAYGAVFDNPKLLAVTVIGDGEAETGPLAASWHSNKFLNPARDGAVLPVLSLNGYKINNPTVLARIEEAELLNLFKGYGYDPIIVDGTDDYVESHQKMAEAMDKSVERIINIWSDAKEKIQRPILPMIILRSPKGWTAPKIVKDHYIEGYWRSHQVPLSDVKENTENLVILQQWLMSYEPNKLFDQSGKLRKDLLELIPPDNLKMSKNPVSNGGLIRISLKLPQLKEFSIDPQQQKYHENTRPLGDYLRKIIDLNPDNFRVFGPDETKSNRLDATFSHGKAWNARIFPVDSDEGYLSVFGRVMEILSEHTIEGWLEGYLLTGRHGFLNTYEGFAPIISSMVNQFGKWIDISSDISWRMPVSSLNLLLTSVVWRQDHNGFTHQDPGFITSIVDKWPNVVRVYFPPDANTLLATTWHCLQTTNRINIIVADKQKHPQYLDIDEAIKNVIKGIGIWNFASNHPQEEPDVVVASCGDIPTKEAIAAVKIVKDFFPELRIRFVNVINLFALTPSGEHPDGLTDREFDSYFTIDKPVIFNFHGYPWLIHRLTYRRKNHDNIHVRGYRENRKYGIDSTALSPFLKGRGGITTPMQLSILNQTDRFSIAIDIIDRVERISQKAGYARDLIRNAQIEALQYAYEYGVDKPDL